The following is a genomic window from Fusarium verticillioides 7600 chromosome 5, whole genome shotgun sequence.
agctggatGATTTTATTGTCAGtagcgaagaggaagcaaacGAGATGGGTGAGATCTCTGAAAATGAGGACGACTGGGCACCTGCCGGCTCTGGATTGCTGAAGAAGACAGTCGTTCGAAATGGCGACTCCGGAATGGAGCAGGGAAGACTGACGAATGCGGTGGTTATCAGTGGTCCTCACGGGAGTGGTAAGTCGGCAACGGTTTACGCAATAGCCAAAGAATTGGGTTTCGAAATATTCGAAATCAACTCCGCCAGTAGACGAAATGGCAAAGATatcttggagaaggttgGCGACATGACACGGAACCACCTTGTTCAGCAACATCGCGCAGATCCCAGTTCTGGAACCatggacgaagatgagacttCGCGGGATTTGAAGTCGGGGAAGCAAGGCACGATGACTGCCTTTTTCCAAAAGTCGAGAGTCTCCAAACCACCAGTCAAGAAACCcgccgaggagaagttgCCTGAAACAGCAAAAGCCAGCTTGGCTAAGAGCCAGAAGCAGTCATTAATTCTGCtagaagaagttgatgtcTTATAcgaggaagacaagcaaTTTTGGGCAACACTGATGGGGATGATGGCCCAATCGAAACGACCGTTCATCATGACCTGCAACGACGAAAGCCTAGTGCCTCTTCAGAGCCTTAACCTCCATGGCATCTTCCGGTTCGCACCTCCACCTATGGATCTTGCTGTCGACCTCTGTCTTCTCGCCGCAGCTAACGAAGGGCACATTCTACGACGCACAGCTGTTGAGGCCTTGTACAAGTCTAGAAATAACGACCTCAGGTCCTCGCTAACAGAACTCAACTACTGGTGCCAGATCGGGGTCGGGGATCGCAAGGGAGGGTTCGACTGGTTCTGCCTGCGATGGCCCAAAGGGACCGACCTGGACGAAAATGGCGATGTAGTACGAGTGCTGAGTGAGGACACTTACTGCAAGGGCCTAGGTTGGTATGGCCGTGACCTGATCGCTACCTGCCCTGATCCATTGGAGtcagaagaggaggcaaTGAAACAGGCATGGAATTCCTGGGCATTAGACATGGGCGAGTGGAACACTACACTGGATTTGCCGTCATGGGCCGATGGTGTCTCCCAACAAGTATCGCAACGAAGCCAGAGGCTTGAGGCACTTACAGCCTTTGATGAATTCTGCACATCAATGAGCGATGCAGATCTCTTGGCAAGCGGCACTTTAGGGATCAGATTCCAGGAGATGATCGATCCGGAACTGCCTGAAATACCAGTCAAGATGCGAGACGATTTCATCATGGGAAGCCGTCTTCTTGAGGCAGACCCCAAGGTGATGCAGTCCTCGCCCAGTGTCAACCTCTCCCTGTCTCTTAAATCCCTAGCAAGGCAAAGCCTTATGCATGCTTCACACACACTCAACACTGCCAAGACACTCCTCGAACCACTCACAGAGAAGCGAGTGGTTGAGTCCCTGGGCCACTCATTTGAGCCTCAAACCGCGCCGCTGAGACGCATGGACCTTGCGTATGCATTCGATCCTATTGCCATAAATGAGAGGTTGTCGGCGGCCAGTTATCTTGACCCATCAGTGTTTGACAGGACCACAAAACTCATCGTCCTAGACGTGGCGCCATGGGTACGCGGGATCGTGGAGTTTGACAACACCCTGATGCAAGAGCGGCTTAAGTTGAGTAACCTCCTAAGCGAAGGGGGCAAGCGGAAGAGGATGCGCACGACACGCAGCGCATATTCAGCTATGGAAGGGGGCGAGAGGAGAACTACACGTCGTGAGAGGTACTTTGGAGACACCCTCAACACGGTCTTTGTGAGACGTACCGCCGGCAAGGGCTGGCATGATGCTGTGGAGAGAACAGCACCAAGGGAGACAACAGCAAGCCTACCCAACAGTTCACCGCCGTCCTCGCCGGCATCGAGCATTTAGCGAGGGCAGAACCCTGAGTAGGTTACGCGGTATATACTAAACGCGAATTGACTTGGAAGGATCATGATACATACGCATATAGGTCGGCAAGCTTGGTTTTTGGGGAGTCTCTTACGGGGGATTGCATGGCACAGTCTCAGATTACGCATATTATAGAACACATTTTGTAAACATATATTTATAAAGCAGTCCCGTGCGTATCGGAACGCCGTATCATTGTCTCGTGTAGCATACAAGTCGTAAAAAATGTCAGATAATACTCAAACAACTCCGTTGCAATACAATTCAATTCCATCGCGACCTCCCCATAGACATGAATGACAGCAGAATAAAGAAATGTGTGAGAACTCATCTCATTGGCCGGCTATGTCACCACTCGGGATGCATTGGAGCAGGCTGAACGACGGTCCTCCCTCGTTCAGCATAGACTGGTCGGGCCGGAATATAGTGATCATCAGCAGGATATGGCAATCGCTCAGCAGGCTGCCTCATCCTCTCATACTCGGGCCGTGGCATCCGCTCAAAGTTCTGAGGTCGCCTGCGATCAACTTCTTCGTAGTAGACAGCATCACCACGACGTCGAGTTGTTCGCTCGACTACACGCTCACCATTCTCGAGCGAGCGGCGACGACGATGGTGAGGGCGGTCTGAGCGGTGATGCTTGGAAGAATGCTCCCAGTCCTCATGATCGCCGTAGAGAACACCCTTGGGCCAGACCTTGTGGGCTACAACAGCAGCGACACCAATACCAGCTAGAAGACCAGCCGTAGTCTTGAAGAGcccatggtgatgatggttgtcGCTGCGCTTGGAGCGACGAGATGGTGAGCGTGAGCTTGATCGAGACGAGAGTCTTCCCCGTGATTTAGAGCGGGATACCATGCGAGATGAAGGTCTCCCACGAGGTGCCTGTGATCGACCACGAGAGGGTGAAGGGGTACGGCTCCTAGACAATGGCGATCGGATGGGAGATGGGCTTGGCATTCTATCATGGACAGAACTGCGACGTTCAAAGGAACCAGAGCGAGGAGAGTTCTGCATGATGGGCCAAGACTCGCTAGTGCTAGTATCGGTAGTGATCTGTATGTATCTGTATGTAGGCGTAtgtatatgtatgtatgtatgtatgtatgtctCACTTGATATGAAGTTTCAAGTGTTATATAAGTCTCGGTAAGACTCAGGGCACAACTCCAACGGCAAGATTTGTGCCCGATTGGGTTTTATTTGTTGTTACTTGGTGATCTGAAGCAAATTTTCTCTCTATTGGACAAGGACCAGCGTTCTAATGTGGGAGAGTCAGAGTCAGTCCTCAGTCGCGCCAAATGGGGGTTTCTGTAAGGATTGTACCTGAAGCAGGACCCACGACTCAACAAGAAACTAAACTGGAATTTGTCTTGCAAGCACTTGGAAGACTCTGGTATTTTTCTCtgtgttgagcttctggtgctggtgcttATAAAGACCTAACAGGGATGTCCCCTGTTGATGAGGACTAGGTAGGTTATGACGTACAAGAAGACGGGAACACGACGGGGCTAtcacgatgaagagggaATTGACAATTGCTCTTGGGGAATGGAGATCATCCCGAGGGAGACACTGTTCTATTTATGAGTTAAATACCTCAGGCCGATAAGTTACAGGTCAGGTGGCTTAGACGATATTGTCGATCGCTTTTGAGGGATAAACATGCCAGGATATATTGATAGGTGAATCAATCAGTTCCAGACCAAGAGTATAAGCcctcttgagcttcagcaatATAATATAACTCGCATGCCATGTCTCTTTTCCATCTGCCGTCCCTCTCAACGAGGCGAAGCAGGATTTGAGGATTTGATCCTATTAGTACCCCCAGATACGATAGAGTCTCTCTtcactgcatctgcatcgtAAACACCACCTTATGAAAGCACAACGTCGTTCCACACTAGGGGTCCCCCCAAGGCGCTGGATTCCGacacactcactcactcactcaacCCACTTACTGCTCTGGTAACATATCATCCAGTCTTGTCATTTGCTGGCTGGTAATCAACTGAGCGATGTTCTATTCGTGAGACTGGGACTGAGACTGAGCGGTAAAGTGCAGattcttgatgagttggcaATATCTCTCTCGTCTTACTCAAGCATATTCACGTCTTGTCAATTTGCACTTTGCGTGAGATGTCTTTGTGAGGCTGCTTTTTTTGCAGGGCTAACATAAAACATTCAACACGGGTTCCTACATAAGGCGTTCGAATGTGCAAGTGTCGCCCGGTTACTTTGTCTCTTATATATTGTTAGATATAGAGCGTGCTCTTAACTGAATGTGCTGATTACCCTGCAATATCACGGCCAACTCTCACCTGAGACGAGTCGAATAAGTGAAGCATTTAATGCATTGCTAGGTAACAACATCGAGATGGTTATTGGGGTCGGGCAAAAGCTTCCTGGTGTGTTTCAACTATCGATATGGCCCACGTTAAGGACTCTGATTGTATCAGCATCCGCCTTATGGGCTTATCGGGCGTCTTCATATTGAGTCTTTGACATACACATCCTTGTCACCTTACGATAATCTCCTCATTTGAGAACATAGACGTTTTGACTCTCTAAACATACATGTGGTGACTTTATTGGGAGACTTGAGACGAAGGTCCTGTATGCG
Proteins encoded in this region:
- a CDS encoding hypothetical protein (At least one base has a quality score < 10) translates to MQNSPRSGSFERRSSVHDRMPSPSPIRSPLSRSRTPSPSRGRSQAPRGRPSSRMVSRSKSRGRLSSRSSSRSPSRRSKRSDNHHHHGLFKTTAGLLAGIGVAAVVAHKVWPKGVLYGDHEDWEHSSKHHRSDRPHHRRRRSLENGERVVERTTRRRGDAVYYEEVDRRRPQNFERMPRPEYERMRQPAERLPYPADDHYIPARPVYAERGRTVVQPAPMHPEW